From Cellulosimicrobium sp. ES-005, one genomic window encodes:
- a CDS encoding magnesium and cobalt transport protein CorA, producing MTKPTDPRVDAARGPLLPDATVLAAWTVDPGAAEVRELDPGTLGDARAGDDPARDHEGGDHDAGEGRTPRGPATWARVADLDAVLDAAARVSTSPGPTHHELSRHAHHPLAHVRRLAPDWLLLVTPTAWFTEADRQVRTGQFAALLGPGTVVTAEEGDAGVHATMLDKLAAPGDPRGTPVQRIVSAAVLAIVGGASQVELGLGDAVADTERVVFDQQREDPVERIYDLKREITEARRALMPVSAELPELLDPDVPDHLAVNRRMLERVVTTVERIDRHLDAHDDLLSDMLQVHMSQVSVRQNEDMRKISAWAAILVYPTIVAGVYGMNFRNMPELHWAFGYPFALALMAVGCLVLYRVFKRVGWL from the coding sequence GTGACGAAGCCCACCGACCCGCGCGTCGACGCCGCGCGAGGCCCCCTGCTCCCCGACGCCACCGTCCTGGCGGCGTGGACCGTGGACCCGGGTGCGGCCGAGGTACGCGAGCTCGACCCCGGCACGCTCGGGGACGCGCGCGCCGGGGACGACCCGGCCCGCGACCACGAGGGCGGCGACCATGACGCGGGCGAAGGCCGGACCCCGCGTGGCCCGGCGACGTGGGCGCGGGTCGCCGACCTCGACGCCGTGCTCGACGCCGCGGCCCGTGTCTCCACGAGCCCGGGACCGACGCACCACGAGCTGTCCCGGCACGCGCACCACCCGCTGGCGCACGTGCGCCGCCTCGCGCCCGACTGGCTCCTGCTCGTCACGCCGACGGCGTGGTTCACCGAGGCGGACCGCCAGGTGCGCACCGGCCAGTTCGCCGCGCTGCTCGGACCGGGCACCGTCGTCACCGCCGAGGAAGGGGACGCCGGCGTGCACGCGACCATGCTCGACAAGCTCGCCGCCCCGGGGGACCCGCGGGGCACGCCCGTCCAGCGGATCGTGTCGGCCGCCGTCCTGGCGATCGTGGGCGGGGCGTCGCAGGTCGAGCTCGGCCTGGGGGACGCGGTCGCGGACACGGAGCGGGTCGTGTTCGACCAGCAGCGCGAGGACCCGGTCGAGCGCATCTACGACCTCAAGCGCGAGATCACCGAGGCGCGGCGCGCGCTCATGCCCGTCTCGGCGGAGCTGCCCGAGCTGCTCGACCCCGACGTCCCGGACCACCTCGCGGTGAACCGGCGCATGCTCGAGCGCGTGGTGACGACCGTCGAGCGGATCGACCGCCACCTCGACGCGCACGACGACCTGCTCTCGGACATGCTGCAGGTCCACATGTCCCAGGTGTCGGTGCGCCAGAACGAGGACATGCGCAAGATCTCGGCCTGGGCCGCGATCCTCGTCTACCCGACCATCGTCGCGGGGGTCTACGGCATGAACTTCCGGAACATGCCCGAGCTGCACTGGGCGTTCGGCTACCCGTTCGCGCTCGCGCTCATGGCGGTCGGCTGCCTCGTGCTCTACCGCGTGTTCAAGCGGGTCGGCTGGCTCTGA
- a CDS encoding M20/M25/M40 family metallo-hydrolase has protein sequence MTAPYPESQASAGTPATVDVPSGTVPRGEDEVVRICRELLRIDTSNFGDGTGPGERRAAEYVMGLLHEVGLEPELFESEPGRASVVVRLEGADPTRPALVLHGHLDVVPAQAADWSVDPFAGEEIDGLLWGRGAVDMKDMDAMILAVVRQMAREGRKPARDVVVAFFADEEAGGVYGARYAVDHRPELFEGATEAISEVGGFSVEVGGRRAYLLQTAEKGIAWLRLVAEGRAGHGSQVNEDNAVTRLAEAVARIGAHHWPNTLTPTVDRLLRGVADLTGLRYDPEDPSSVAALVAALGPASRFVGATVRHTSNPTQLSAGYKANVIPGRAEAAIDARLLPGHEEEGFATLRALAGEHVRVEEIHRDIALEVPFEGDLVDAMVDSLLAEDPEATVLPYTLSGGTDNKSLARLGITGYGFAPLRLPADLDFSGMFHGVDERVPVDSLRFGVRVLDRLLRTC, from the coding sequence ATGACCGCTCCGTACCCGGAATCCCAGGCCAGCGCCGGCACCCCGGCGACCGTCGACGTCCCCTCCGGCACGGTGCCGCGGGGGGAGGACGAGGTGGTGCGGATCTGCCGGGAGCTGCTGCGGATCGACACGTCGAACTTCGGCGACGGGACCGGTCCGGGGGAGCGTCGCGCGGCGGAGTACGTCATGGGGCTGCTGCACGAGGTCGGGCTCGAGCCCGAGCTGTTCGAGTCGGAGCCCGGCCGGGCGAGCGTCGTCGTGCGTCTGGAGGGCGCGGACCCGACCCGCCCGGCGCTCGTGCTCCACGGGCACCTCGACGTCGTGCCGGCGCAGGCCGCGGACTGGTCGGTCGACCCGTTCGCGGGCGAGGAGATCGACGGCCTGCTGTGGGGCCGCGGCGCGGTCGACATGAAGGACATGGACGCGATGATCCTCGCGGTCGTGCGGCAGATGGCGCGCGAGGGGCGCAAGCCCGCGCGCGACGTCGTCGTGGCGTTCTTCGCCGACGAGGAGGCGGGCGGCGTGTACGGGGCGCGCTACGCCGTCGACCACCGGCCCGAGCTGTTCGAGGGTGCGACCGAGGCGATCAGCGAGGTCGGCGGGTTCTCGGTCGAGGTCGGGGGCCGGCGCGCGTACCTGCTCCAGACGGCGGAGAAGGGCATCGCGTGGCTGCGCCTCGTCGCGGAGGGCCGCGCGGGTCACGGGTCGCAGGTGAACGAGGACAACGCGGTGACGCGGCTCGCGGAGGCGGTCGCGCGCATCGGGGCCCACCACTGGCCCAACACGCTCACCCCGACCGTCGACAGGCTGCTGCGCGGCGTCGCGGACCTCACCGGGCTCCGGTACGACCCGGAGGACCCGTCGTCGGTCGCGGCGCTCGTCGCCGCGCTCGGCCCCGCGTCGCGGTTCGTCGGCGCGACGGTGCGCCACACGTCCAACCCGACGCAGCTCTCCGCCGGGTACAAGGCGAACGTCATCCCGGGCCGGGCGGAGGCGGCGATCGACGCGCGCCTGCTGCCCGGGCACGAGGAGGAGGGGTTCGCGACGCTGCGGGCGCTCGCGGGCGAGCACGTGCGGGTCGAGGAGATCCACCGGGACATCGCGCTCGAGGTGCCGTTCGAGGGCGACCTGGTCGACGCGATGGTCGACTCGCTGCTCGCGGAGGACCCCGAGGCGACCGTGCTGCCGTACACGCTCTCGGGCGGCACGGACAACAAGTCGCTCGCGCGCCTCGGCATCACGGGCTACGGCTTCGCGCCGCTGCGCCTCCCGGCCGACCTCGACTTCTCCGGCATGTTCCACGGGGTCGACGAGCGGGTCCCGGTCGACTCGCTGCGCTTCGGCGTGCGCGTGCTCGACCGCCTGCTGCGCACCTGCTGA
- a CDS encoding undecaprenyl-diphosphate phosphatase, translating to MNAWEAVLLGLVQGLTEFLPISSSAHLRIVGELIGSQDPGAAFTAITQIGTETAVLLYFRRDIARICAAWWRSVRGDHGTDWRSRLGRHDHDAAMAWYIALGSVPIVVLGLLFQDAIENTFRNLYLTALMLAVFALLLGWADRIGAKRRTLRELSPGQAVAFGFAQALALVPGVSRSGGTITAGLLMGFTREAAARYSFLLAIPAVMGSGFYQLVKSADEPAPGAPGAGATLIATLVAFVVGYFVIIAFLKIVSTFSYTPFVVYRLVLAALVVLLLLTGVLEPGGTATSTP from the coding sequence GTGAACGCGTGGGAAGCCGTCCTCCTCGGCCTCGTCCAGGGCCTGACCGAGTTCCTCCCGATCTCCTCGAGCGCGCACCTGCGCATCGTGGGCGAGCTCATCGGCTCGCAGGACCCGGGGGCCGCCTTCACGGCGATCACCCAGATCGGGACCGAGACGGCGGTCCTCCTGTACTTCCGTCGCGACATCGCGCGGATCTGCGCGGCGTGGTGGCGCTCGGTGCGCGGCGACCACGGTACGGACTGGAGGTCGCGCCTCGGTCGGCACGACCACGACGCCGCGATGGCCTGGTACATCGCCCTCGGCTCCGTCCCGATCGTCGTGCTCGGCCTGCTCTTCCAGGACGCGATCGAGAACACGTTCCGCAACCTCTACCTCACCGCGCTCATGCTCGCCGTCTTCGCGCTCCTGCTCGGCTGGGCGGACCGGATCGGCGCCAAGCGGCGCACGCTGCGCGAGCTCTCGCCCGGCCAGGCCGTCGCGTTCGGCTTCGCGCAGGCGCTCGCGCTCGTCCCGGGCGTCTCCCGGTCCGGCGGCACGATCACGGCGGGCCTCCTCATGGGCTTCACGCGCGAGGCCGCGGCGCGCTACTCGTTCCTGCTCGCGATCCCCGCGGTCATGGGCTCGGGGTTCTACCAGCTCGTCAAGTCCGCGGACGAGCCGGCCCCCGGCGCGCCCGGCGCGGGCGCGACCCTCATCGCCACGCTCGTCGCGTTCGTCGTCGGCTACTTCGTCATCATCGCGTTCCTCAAGATCGTCTCGACCTTCAGCTACACGCCGTTCGTGGTCTACCGCCTGGTGCTCGCCGCGCTCGTCGTGCTGCTCCTGCTCACCGGCGTGCTCGAGCCCGGCGGGACCGCCACGTCCACCCCGTGA
- a CDS encoding aldo/keto reductase: MEHRHLGSTGLRVSELGLGTMTWARDTDELDAAEQLRDFVDAGGTLVDTAASYADGDAESLLGSILGTKVDRRDVLLCTKAGVRRTAQGPVVDASRGALLDSLDDSLSRLGTDHVDLFLVHAPDPRTPFTETLSALRHAVTSGRARYVGLSNHPAWATARAATLLGGADDVGLAAVELEYSLLQRGAEREVVPAAEALGLGLLAWSPLGRGVLTGKYRRSLPADSRGASPHLSGFVEPYLDQSSSGIVEAVVTAADGLGRAPLDVALSWLLGRPTVASAIVGARTPAQLRTSLAATDLELPDAVRAALDDVSDLEVGYPERW, from the coding sequence ATGGAACACCGCCACCTCGGCAGCACCGGCCTGCGCGTGTCCGAGCTCGGCCTCGGCACCATGACGTGGGCCCGGGACACGGACGAGCTCGACGCCGCCGAGCAGCTGCGCGACTTCGTCGACGCGGGCGGGACCCTCGTCGACACCGCCGCCTCGTACGCCGACGGGGACGCCGAGTCCCTGCTCGGGTCGATCCTGGGGACGAAGGTCGACCGGCGCGACGTGCTCCTGTGCACCAAGGCGGGCGTGCGCCGCACGGCGCAGGGACCGGTCGTCGACGCGTCCCGCGGGGCGCTCCTCGACTCGCTGGACGACTCGCTGTCGCGCCTGGGCACCGACCACGTCGACCTGTTCCTCGTGCACGCGCCCGACCCGCGCACGCCGTTCACCGAGACGCTCTCCGCGCTGCGCCACGCCGTGACGTCCGGCCGGGCACGGTACGTCGGGCTGTCCAACCACCCCGCGTGGGCGACGGCGCGCGCCGCGACGCTGCTCGGCGGTGCCGACGACGTGGGCCTCGCCGCGGTCGAGCTCGAGTACTCGCTGCTCCAGCGCGGCGCGGAACGGGAGGTCGTGCCGGCCGCCGAGGCGCTCGGGCTCGGCCTGCTCGCCTGGTCGCCGCTGGGCCGGGGCGTGCTCACGGGCAAGTACCGCCGCTCGCTCCCCGCGGACTCGCGCGGCGCGTCCCCGCACCTGTCCGGGTTCGTCGAGCCCTACCTGGACCAGTCCTCCTCGGGGATCGTCGAGGCCGTCGTCACCGCGGCCGACGGTCTCGGCCGCGCCCCGCTCGACGTCGCGCTGTCGTGGCTCCTGGGCCGCCCCACGGTGGCGAGCGCGATCGTCGGCGCCCGGACTCCGGCCCAGCTGCGCACGTCGCTCGCCGCGACCGACCTCGAGCTCCCCGACGCCGTCCGCGCGGCGCTCGACGACGTGAGCGACCTGGAGGTCGGCTACCCCGAGCGGTGGTGA
- a CDS encoding primosomal protein — MTADPRAALDRFIAALEAHYNAVAARRGEDDPAVDDAYYVLADAFEVYDEALGQVHGEATPFYLAEEDDEDEDEDDDEEDEDALDDLDDTLDDDVLTGELETDGAR; from the coding sequence ATGACCGCTGACCCGCGTGCCGCGCTCGACCGGTTCATCGCCGCGCTCGAGGCCCACTACAACGCCGTCGCCGCACGCCGCGGGGAGGACGACCCCGCCGTCGACGACGCCTACTACGTGCTCGCGGACGCCTTCGAGGTCTACGACGAGGCCCTCGGCCAGGTCCACGGGGAGGCGACGCCGTTCTACCTCGCGGAGGAGGACGACGAGGACGAGGACGAGGACGACGACGAGGAGGACGAGGACGCGCTCGACGACCTCGACGACACCCTCGACGACGACGTCCTGACCGGCGAGCTGGAGACCGACGGCGCGCGCTGA
- a CDS encoding DUF5703 family protein — protein MEERPTSRRRSGWAAHGGQYEYRVLTIDRSTSRSDASRLLTDEAEYGRWELARTRLYVGGERRVWLRRKIIRVSSTL, from the coding sequence GTGGAGGAGAGGCCGACGTCACGTCGGCGGTCCGGATGGGCCGCGCACGGCGGGCAGTACGAGTACCGCGTCCTGACGATCGACCGCTCCACGAGCCGGTCGGACGCGAGCAGGCTGCTCACCGACGAGGCCGAGTACGGGCGCTGGGAGCTCGCCCGGACGCGGCTCTACGTCGGGGGCGAGCGCCGCGTGTGGCTGCGCCGCAAGATCATCCGGGTCAGCTCGACCCTGTGA
- a CDS encoding fructosamine kinase family protein — MSGPGRGDGSAGSPPDVFTKSRADAPAGFFDCEAAGLAWLRVPGGPRVATVRGVGPTRLDLERVLPAAPTPEAAHAFGRALAVVHDAGAQAWGAPPPGWSGDAFFGPLDDPLPMPTGSWPDWPTFYAEARLLPVARQGRDRGALDADDARLLERLGARLADLARPALDDSPARVHGDLWSGNVLWSPLDPGPDGRPGDVEAVLVDPAAHGGHREADLAMLALFGAPFLEEILAGYDAAHPLARGWRHRVALHQVYPVAVHAVLFGGGYRAQLRSSVRALLGDA; from the coding sequence GTGAGCGGTCCCGGCCGCGGGGACGGCTCCGCGGGCTCCCCGCCGGACGTCTTCACGAAGTCGCGCGCGGACGCGCCCGCGGGCTTCTTCGACTGCGAGGCCGCGGGGCTCGCGTGGCTCCGCGTCCCGGGCGGGCCGCGCGTCGCGACGGTGCGCGGGGTCGGCCCGACCCGGCTCGACCTCGAACGCGTCCTGCCCGCCGCACCGACGCCCGAGGCGGCGCACGCGTTCGGCCGGGCGCTCGCCGTCGTGCACGACGCGGGAGCGCAGGCGTGGGGCGCGCCGCCGCCCGGCTGGTCGGGCGACGCGTTCTTCGGTCCGCTCGACGACCCGCTGCCGATGCCGACGGGCTCGTGGCCCGACTGGCCGACCTTCTACGCCGAGGCGCGGCTGCTCCCGGTCGCGCGCCAGGGCCGCGACCGCGGGGCGCTCGACGCCGACGACGCGCGCCTCCTCGAACGCCTGGGAGCACGCCTCGCGGACCTCGCGCGCCCCGCGCTCGACGACTCCCCCGCGCGCGTGCACGGCGACCTGTGGTCGGGCAACGTGCTGTGGTCCCCGCTCGACCCCGGTCCGGACGGACGACCGGGCGACGTCGAGGCGGTGCTCGTCGACCCCGCGGCGCACGGCGGGCACCGCGAGGCCGACCTGGCGATGCTCGCGCTGTTCGGCGCCCCCTTCCTCGAGGAGATCCTCGCCGGATACGACGCCGCGCACCCGCTCGCGCGCGGGTGGCGCCACCGGGTCGCGCTGCACCAGGTGTACCCGGTCGCGGTGCACGCGGTGCTGTTCGGCGGCGGCTACCGCGCGCAGCTCCGCTCGTCGGTCCGGGCGCTGCTGGGCGACGCCTGA